The Oncorhynchus tshawytscha isolate Ot180627B linkage group LG05, Otsh_v2.0, whole genome shotgun sequence genome includes a window with the following:
- the LOC112250180 gene encoding headcase protein homolog isoform X3: protein MEAPCATPLVCSLARDIDLEKDDYQRVVCNSDSCPYGNWMHLQCFYEWESSILVQFNCIGRARSWNEKQCRQNMWTKKGYDLAFRFCSCRCGQGHLKKDTNWYQVKRMTDVKKKIPLEKSLGKLSSLTGAGGGACGGGLDLTDDPKRGKLHGGSKLAHRASQELPRRQSVDRQNSQERGHVGLFCASSLGPRSPSESPGQSPPLGFSFFSPPVFAGPRNSRHLGEFLKNAVHMDSHRKHMLASGMLGRGGHLDHTILPLPRLTLGDNPVQFLRRLDLTELLTHIPRHKLNTYHVRMEDDAQAGQGEDLRRYILSALSASHRNMVNCALCHRTLPVFEQFPLVDGTLFLSPARHDEIEYDVPCHLQGRLMHLYAICVDCLEGVHKIVCIKCKSRWDGSWHQLGTMYTYDILAATPCCQARLNCKHCGKPVIDVRVGMQYFSEYSNVQQCPHCGNLDYHFVKPFSSFKVLEAY from the exons ATTGACCTTGAGAAGGATGACTATCAACGTGTAGTGTGCAACAGTGATAGCTGCCCCTATGGCAACTGGATGCACTTGCAGTGCTTCTACGAGTGGGAGAGCAGCATCCTGGTCCAGTTCAACTGCATTGGAAGGGCCCGCAGCTGGAACGAGAAGCAGTGTCGGCAGAACATGTGGACTAAGAAGGGATACGACCTGGCCTTCCGCTTCTGCTCCTGCCGCTGTGGCCAGGGCCACCTTAAGAAAGACACAAACTGGTACCAGGTGAAGCGCATGACAGATGTAAAGAAGAAGATCCCTCTGGAGAAGAGCCTGGGGAAGTTGAGCAGCCTAACTGGAGCTGGAGGGGGTGCATGTGGAGGTGGGTTGGATCTGACTGATGATCCTAAGAGGGGCAAGTTACATGGGGGCAGTAAACTGGCTCACAGAGCAAGTCAGGAGCTGCCTCGCCGACAGTCAGTGGATCGGCAGAACTCTCAAGAGAGGGGACACGTAGGGCTGTTCTGTGCAAGCAGCCTGGGGCCCCGCTCACCCTCTGAGTCCCCGGGCCAGTCCCCTCCGTTAggcttctccttcttctccccgCCCGTCTTTGCAGGGCCCCGCAACTCCCGGCACCTGGGGGAGTTCCTGAAGAATGCAGTGCACATGGATAGCCACCGGAAGCACATGCTGGCAAGCGGCATGCTGGGTCGCGGAGGCCACCTGGATCACACCATCTTACCTCTGCCCAGACTCACCCTGGGGGACAACCCAGTGCAGTTCCTGCGAAGGCTGGACCTCACAGAGCTGCTGACCCACATTCCCAGACACAAGCTGAACACCTACCACGTACGTATGGAGGATGATGCCCAGGCGGGCCAGGGAGAGGACCTGAGGAGGTACATCTTGTCGGCTCTGAGCGCCAGCCACAGGAACATGGTCAACTGTGCCCTGTGCCACCGCACCCTGCCTGTCTTTGAGCAGTTCCCCCTGGTGGACGGGACCCTGTTCCTGAGCCCCGCTAGACATGATGAGATCGAGTACGATGTGCCGTGCCACCTGCAAG GGAGGCTGATGCACCTGTATGCAATCTGTGTCGACTGTCTGGAGGGAGTCCACAAAATTGTATGTATCAAGTGCAAGTCCAGGTGGGATGGGAGCTGGCACCAGTTGGGGACAATGTACACCTATGATATACTGGCTGCGACGCCATGTTGTCAG GCCCGTCTGAACTGCAAGCACTGTGGTAAGCCGGTCATAGATGTCAGGGTGGGGATGCAGTACTTCTCAGAGTACAGCAACGTGCAGCAGTGCCCCCACTGTGGGAACCTCGACTACCACTTTGTCAAGCCATTCTCCTCCTTCAAAGTCTTAGAAGCTTATTGA